CTTGGGCTGCAGGGCGAACATTCTGTTCTCTCCGGCGCTTGGGGGGATTCTAGAGGAAACGGGTCAGCGTCAGGTTCTGGAGCCGACCGGTGATGAGGTAGGTGGTTTCGAGCTGCGACTCGAGCGCGCGCAACTCGCTCGCCGCCTCGTAGGGATCGACGCCAACGAGGCCCGCGATGCGTGTGTCGAGCGCGCCGCGGGCGGCGTCGTGGCGCTTGCCGGCGTCCTCGATCTCGCGCGCGGCGGTGCCGAGCCCGGCCCGTACGCCCGTGAGCGCGTCGAGACCGGCCTGGATGCGGTTCGCGCCAAGCTCGATCAGGCGGGCACGGGCCTGGGCGTGGTCGGGCGTCTTGCTGTCGCCCGCCCGCACGATCATGGCGAGGCCCTTCAGCAGGTCGCGCACCGCCGGGTTGTCCGCGCGCACGCCATAGGCGATGCGCTGGCCCGGCCCGACGTCGGCGGCGAGGCGCGCGCCGGTGTCGCCGAGATAGACCGTGCCGGTGAAGGTGTTGGGGCCGCCGGGGCCTGCATCCTCGAACGCGAGGTCGAGGTCTGCGGCGAGCGCGTCGGCGTCTGCCTGCGTCTGCAGCGTGCCCGTGGTCGCGGCGAGCCGGTCCTGAAGCACCTGGTTGACGGCGTCCGCCCCGGCGAGCGGTGCGGTGTCGGTCGCGGCGCCGGAAAAGAGATGGCGCCCGCCCGTTTGCGTATTGAGGGCGGAGACGATGCGCACCAGCGCAGCCTGTGCGTCCGTGCCTTGCGCCTCCATCGCGGGCAGGTCGCCGCGCGTGCCTGCACCCAGCGCGTCCGCCGCCAGCCGCGGCAGGTCGCTCGCCACCGTTTCGAGCGCGGTTTCCATCGCGCCGATGCGGGTCATCACCAGCTTGGTCGTGTCGAGATAGGCGTCTGCCGCGCGCCGCTCGGTCTCCAGCGACATCAGCGTGCGCGTGCCGGGGCCGAGCGCACGGACCGGGTTGGCGCTCCGTCCGGTGGTCAGTTCCTGCGAGGTGACGGCAAGCCGCTGGCGCGTGTCGGAGGCGGCGGAGCCCATCATGCGGGCGGCGACGAGGGTCGAGAGGCCGGAGCCGGTGGGAAGCATCGGCGAAATCCTTACATGGCCAGCAGGCGGTCGACGAGGCGGGCCATCACCTCGACCACCTTGGCGTTGGCGGCATAGGCCTGCTCGATTGCGATCAGAGATTGCAGTTCCGCGTCCCGGTCTACGCCGGTCTTGTTGCTGCGCGCGTCGCTGAGCTGGGCGGCATGGACGCGCTCGGTCGCGGCCTGCTGTCCGGCACGGTCGGCGCTGACGGCGAGGCGCGCGACGATGTCTGCGGCAGCGGCAGCGGCCCCGCGCGGCGCGGCGATCCCGGCGGCCGCGGGAAGCGTGCGCGGCGCATCGAGCGCGTCGGCGAACCGGCGCACCTGGGTGGCGTCGCCCGCAACGCCCGGCACGGCTGCGGCCACGCCGTCGCGCAAACGCCAGCTTTCCCCGCCCTGCGCCGGGTCGACCGCGGCATTGACGCTGATCCGGCCCGCGAGGCCCGGCGTCACGGGCGCGCCCAGCGGGCTGCCCGCGTCGGTGAAGAGGCCCGCCTGCCCGGGCGCGAGGCTCGGATCGGCGGCGGGGTCCTGGAAGCGCGCGACGAGGTCTTCGGCCAGCGCGTCGAGGGTGGCGCCCGCCTCCACCGTAATCTGGTCGCGCACGGCGAAAAGGCCCGCGATGCTCCCGCCGGAGATGGCCTGCGGCGAGCCGCCGCCCGGCGCCACCTCCTTGCCATCGAGGGTGAGACCCGAGAGCACCCCGCCCGGAAACGCCTGGCCGGGCGTGATCGCGCCCGCGGGCGTGAAGGACAGCGTGCGGGCCTGCGCACCGTCGTAGAGCGCGAGCCCCTCCTGCGTCATCAACTGGACGCCGTTCTGGTCGGTTCGGATGGTGCGGATCGGCACGCGCTGGGCGATGTCGTCGATCACCCGGTCGCGCTCGTCCATCAGCGCGCTCGGGTCCTCGCCGCGCGCCGAGAGGATGCGGATCTCGCGGTCGATGCGTTCGAGCCGCGTCAGCCCGTCGTTGACCGCGGCCACCTCGCGCGCGATCTGGCCGTCGGCGTCCTGGCGGACGCGGGCGACGATGGCCGAGGCGCTCTGGAACTTCTCGGTGACGGTGCGCGCGGCGGCGGCGGCCGACTCCTGCAGCCCCACGCTCTCCGGCGTCTCCGCCAGCGCGGAGAGCGCGGAGCGAAAGTTCTCCATCGCCCGCGACAGCCCGCCCCCGTCGTCGGCGGTGCCGATCCCGGCGCTGAGCGTGGCGAGCGCTTCGGCGCGCGCGTCGCCCTCGCCCGCGCGGGCGGATGCCGCGCGCACGTCCGCCGAAAGCATCTGCGCCTCGGCCCGGCGGACGCCCGCAACGGCGACGCCGGCCCCGCGGCCGGCGACCGACCGTTCGGCCAGCATCACCTCGCGCCGCGAATACCCCTCCGTCATCGCGTTGGCGATGTTGGAGGAGGCAACATCCGCGGACCGGCTCGCGGCCCTGAGGCCCGAGGCGGCGTTGGCGAGCGCGCTGGTGATCGACATGGCGTGTCCGGGGCCTCAGCCGGCCCCGCTCCCGTCAGCGTTTCAGGTTGGTGGTCTCCTGCAGCATCTCGTCGACCGTCTGGATGATCTTGGCGTTCGACGAATAGGCCCGCTGCGTCTCGATGAGGTGGGTCAGTTCCTCCGCGATGTCGGTGGTCGACTGCTCCAGCGCGAAGCCCACCGTGGTGCCGACCGGGCCGGTGCCCGCGTCCCACAGGTAGAAGCCGCCGGACGCGCCGGTGATCTCGAAGCCCTGGCCGCTCACGGCCCTCAGGCCGTCCGGGTTCGGCACGTCGACAACCGGCACACGGTAGAGCGGCTGGCGCGCACCATTGTCGAAGAGTGCCATGACGACGCCGTCCTCGCCGATCTCGACGCCGGAGAGAGAGCCAGCCGCAGCGCCGTTGCCGGTCACCGACACCGGCGCGAAGGGGCCGGCGAACTGGGTCAGGCCGACGCCGCTGCCGGGCGTGCCGATGTCGAGGTCGATGGTGCCGCCCGCGACCGCGATCTGCGCCACGCCCGTCGCCGGGTCGTAGGCGCCGCCCGACAGCGTGGTCACGTTGAGGATCGAGCCGCCGTTGGCCTGCGAGGTGTCGAATTCCACCTCATAGGAGGCGACGGTGGTCGGCGTGCCGCTGGCGCCGTCGACCACGTCGACGGTCCAGGTGTTCGAGCGGCCGGTGGCCGGAACCTGCGGCGTCATCCGCAGCGTCAGCGTCTCCTGCGCGCCCAGGTTGTCGATGTAGGTGACCGGCACCTCGTAGGGGTCGCCCGTGCCGCCCGCCTCGGTCGCGTCGGCGGGCACATTGGCCGCGACGTCGATGCGGGTCGTCGGCTCGACCGTGAACTCGCGGCCCGATATGCGCACCGCCTCGAGCCCCGAGACGCTGTCGCGCGCAGGCGATGCCGGGAACGTGCCGTCGGGGTTCAGCGACCAGCCGAGCAGGTAGTCGCCGGTCGAGTTGCGCAGATAGCCGGCCGCATCGGGGCGGAACGAGCCGGTCGTGGAGATGCGGAAGTTGCCCGCCCCGACGCCCGCCGCCGGGTCGGCGGTCTTGAGAACAGGAAGGAAGCCGCGCCCGTCCAGCGCGATGTCGGTCGCATTGTTGGTGGCGAGCAGCAGGCCGTTGGCGGAAACGTCGCGCCGCGCAACCGCGCGCACGCCGCCCGCCGTGTAGCGAGACGGGCTCTCCGACAGGACCATCGAGGAAAAGTCGGTCTCGGCCCGCTTGTAGCCGATGGTTCCCGCGTTGGCGATGTTGTCGGAAATGGTGGCGAGGCGCGTGGCGTTGACCGCCAGCCCCTGCACACCTGCATTCAGCGAGGATGAAATACCCATTCTGCGCGTCTCCCGCGTGAAAAATCAAAATGCCCCTTCTGGTTGCAGAACGGGTATCACGCAGGCGGTTAACGGATTGTGAGCGGTCAGCCCGGCGCGCCCACCCGCAACAGGACGATCCCGATGCGGCGGTTCTCCGCGGCCTCCGGGGCCTCGGGCAGGATCGGATCGCGGTCTGCGCGCCCCTCCACCCGCTCGATCCGGGCCGTGCCGAGGCCGTTCGCCTCCAGCGTCCGGCGCGCCGCCTGGGCCCGCTCGGTGGACAATTCCCAGTTGCCATAGCCCGCATCCCCGCGGAACGGCAGGGCGTCGGTGTGGCCGGTGACCTTGACCGGATTGACCGTCATGCCGACCACGTCCGCGACGATGGCGAGAAGCTGGCGCAGCAGCGGGGTCGGTTCGGACGAGCCCGTGGCGAACATCGGGCGGCCATCCACGTCGACGATGTCGATGCGCAGGCCCTCGGGTGTCTCCGTGACGCGCAGATGCTGGGCAAGCTCGCCGCCATTGGCGCGCGCGGCCTCGATCTTCGCCTTCGCCGCGTCGAGCGCTGCCTGCTCGGCAGGATCGGCGGCGGTCTCGCGCGCCTGCAGCTCGGCCCCCGTCGAGATCGGGTCGGCGCCGGGCGGAACCTCGGTGCGCGTCGTGCGCGTGCCGCCGGTCGCCGAGGCTGCAAGCTGCTCCTGCGTGAACGCGCTGTCGCCATGCAGCAGGGACGTGCCGCCGCCGGAGATCCGGCTGACCGGCACGCGCGGGTCGAAATAGTCGGCAATGCCCTTTCGCTGGTCCTCGGTCGTGGCGTTCAGCAGCCACATCAGCAGGAAGAACGCCATCATGGCCGTCACGAAGTCGGCGTAGGCAACCTTCCAGGCGCCGCCGTGATGGCCTTCCGCGGCCGGGGCGGCGACTTTCTTGATGATGATCGGGCGGTCTTGCGTTTGCGAGGCCACGGGCGGCATTCCCTGTTCACGGTCGGTCGGAGAGATCCGGCCCCGTTCTGGGCCCCGCTCATGGGGATGCGCGCGTTCTCGCGGAAAGTGTGTTTCGACGGACCCGATCCTATGCGTGCATGTCTTGCGCAGCCGTTAATGCAGAGGACCGTACAGGCGTGCGGCAAGCCGCGAGAGACCTTGCAGCCGTGCCGCGCACCCCGCAGACTGCATGCCGGATGCGGACCGGCGCCGCGTCTCGCCCCGGCAAGCTGCCGCAGAAAGGACTTCGCCCGCGATGTTTACCCCGGTTTCCAACCGTCCCGCCCTGGTGGACGAGGTCCGCGACCGCCTGGTCGAAGCGATGGCCGACGGGCGCCTGCCGCCGGGAACGCCCTTGCGGCAGGAGGTGCTGGCCGCCGACCTGGGCGTGTCGCGGCAGCCCGTGGCACAGGCGCTGACCGTACTCCGCGAGCTTGGCCTCGCGGTCGATCTCGGCCGCCGGGGGCTGCAGGTCGCGCCCCTCGATGTCCAGGGGGTGCGCGACATCTTCGACCTGCGCGGCGCGCTCGACGCGCTGGCGGCCCGGACGCTGGCCGAGCGGATCGAGGCCGGCGCGCGTACGGAGGCGGACCTCGACGCCGCCCGCATGACGCCGCCGGGGCCGGGTGCGGGCTTCCACCTCGCCCTGATCCGGCTCGCCGGAAACGCCCAGGCGACCGCCGCGGCGGAGCGTCTGTGGCCGCACGTTCGCCGGGCGCTGGCGGCCGCCGGGACCGCGCCCGCGGGCGCGCAGGAGGGACACGAGGATATCCTCGCCGCCATCGCCTCGGGCAAGGCGCGCAAGGCGGAGAAGGCGGCCCGCGCCCATGCCGAGGCGGCGATGGCCCGCGTGTGCGCTGCACTCTAGGTCTGCCCGGCCCTGCGTTCGGGGGCACTAGGCGCAAGGGCCGCCCGGCGCTAGGGTGCAGGCCGAAAGATCATCCGGCCGGGACGCGCCGGAGCGACAACAAGACGGAGGGATCGAGATGAGCTGCATCGTTGGCTGGGCGCACACCCGTTTCGGGAAGCTGGACGACGAGGACCTCGAGGGCCTGATCGCGCGCGCCGCCGCGGACGCGATCGCCGACGCGGGGATTTCGCCGGAGGATGTCGATTCCATCTATGTCGGCAATTTCGGCGGGTTCGAGAAGCAGGCCTTCCCGTCCTCCTTCGCGCTCGACGCCGATCCGAGCCTGCGTTTCAAGCCCTCGACGCGGGTCGAGAACGCTTGTGCCACGGGCTCCGCTGCCATCCACCAGGGCCTCAACGAGATCCGCGCCGGCAAGTCGCGCTTCGTGCTCGTGGTGGGCGCGGAGAAGATGACGGTCGCGCCGGGCTCCGACATCGGCGACATCCTGCTCAACGCCTCCTACCGCAAGGAGGAGGGCGACACGCCCGGCGGCTTCGCGGGTGTGTTCGGCCAGATCGCAAACCTCTATTTCCAGCGCTACGGAGACGTCTCCGACGCCATCGCCCGGATCGCGGCGAAGAACCATGCGAACGGCGTGGAGAACCCCTACGCCCACCTGCGCAAGGACTTCGGCTACGACTTCTGCCGCGAGGTGAGCGACAAGAACCCGCTGGTGGCCGGCCCCTTGCGCCGCACGGACTGCTCGCTCGTCTCCGACGGTGCGGCGGCGCTGGTGCTGACTGATACCGAGACCGCGATGCGCATGCCCAAAGCCGTGCACATGCGCGCCGCGGTGCAGGTCAACGACTACCTGCCGCTGTCGAAGCGCGACATCGTGCAGTTCGAGGGCTGCCAGCAGGCGTGGTCGAAGGCGCACGCCGCAGCGGGCACGAGCATCGATGACCTCTCCTTCGTGGAGACGCACGACTGCTTCACCATCGCCGAACTCATCGAGTACGAGGCGATGGGCCTGACGAAGCCCGGCGAGGGCCGCCGCGCAATCGAGGAAGGCTGGACGCAGAAAGACGGCAAGCTGCCGGTCAACCCGTCGGGCGGCCTGAAATCCAAGGGCCACCCGATCGGCGCCACCGGCGTCTCCATGCACGTCATGGCGAGCCTGCAGCTGATGGGCGAGGCCGGCGGCATGCAGGTCCGCGATCCGAAGCTCGCGGGCATCTTCAACATGGGCGGGGCCGCGGTCGCCAACTACGTCTCGATCCTCGAGCGCCTGCGGTGAGCCTGCACGCGATGGATCGGGCGGCGGTCAACGCCTGCTTCGGGGAGACCTATGCGGACGCCCGGGACCGGTTCCGGGCGGCCGTCGCCGGCCTCGGCGTCAAGGTGGACGTGCGCGTCAACCCGAACGCCGAGGGGCCGGGCGGGGTCCGGCTCAGCACGGATGTCGCCCGCGTCGGACCGGCGAGCGCACGGCGCGTTCTTTTCGTGACGTCGGCCACGCACGGGGGCGAGGGGTTCTGCGGCTCGGGCGGGCAGGTGGCGATGATCCGGTCGGGACTGCTCGACGCGCTGCCGAAGGATACGGCCGTTGTCATGGTCCACGCGATCAATCCCTACGGCTTTGCCCACATCAGCCGCACGACCGAGGACAATGTCGACCTGAACCGTAACTTCATCGACTTCTCCAGGCCCCTGCCGGTCAATGCGGCCTACGAGGACGTGCATCCGTTCATGCTGCCGTCCGACTGGGACGGCAAGGCGCGCTGGGCGGCGGAGGAGGCGATTGCCCGCTACATCGCCGAGAAGGGCATGTGGGCCTTCCAGTGCGCGGTATCGGGCGGACAGTACGCGCACGCCGACGGCCTGTTCTTCGGCGGCGACCAGCCGACCTGGTCGAACACGACCTTCCGCGAGATCATCGCCGAGCACGCGGGCACGGCGAGCCACGTCGCGCTGTTCGACTTCCACACTGGCCTTGGTCCTTATGGCTATGGCGAGCCCATCGTCACCGGCACGCAGGAGGAGAAGGACCGCGCGCGGCGCTGGTACGGGAACGAGGCGACGGACCCGGATGCCGGCTCCTCCACCTCCGCGCCGATCCAGGGCACCATGTCCTCGGCCTTCGCAGGGTCAGCGCCGCAGGCGAAGATGGCGTCCGTTTCGGTCGAATACGGCACGGTCCCGGTGCCGGACGTGCTGGGCGCGCTTCGGGCCGACAACTGGCTGCGGTTCCGCGGTGATCCGCGCACGGGCCTCGCGCGCACCATCAAGCGGCGGATGCGCGACACCTTCTACTGCGATTTCGACGACTGGCGGCAGATGGTTGTCGACCGGGCGATCGAGATCGGCCGGAAAGCGATCGACGGCCTCGGTTCGGAGGCTTGACGTCGCCGCGCCCGCCCTGTCAGATGCGCAGACAAGAAAGATTATTACAAGCGTCTGCACCGGGGGTGGCATGCGGGTTTCGCCGCGCGAAATGATTGAAAGGCTTGTAAGTTTCCCGACTGTGTCGCGGGATTCCAACTTGCCCCTGATCCATTTCGTGCGCGACTACCTCGCCGCGCACGGGGTGGAGTCGCGACTCGTGTCGAACGCCGACGGCACCAAGGCGAATCTTTATGCCACCGTCGGCCCGCGCGTGGAGGGGGGCGTCGTGCTCTCCGGCCACACGGACGTGGTGCCCGTGGACGGCCAGCCCTGGGACACCGACCCCTTCACGGTGGTGGAGAAGGACGGCCGGCTCTACGGCCGCGGCACCGCGGACATGAAGAGCTTTTCTGCCATCGGCCTTGCGCTGGTGCCGGAGATGCTGGCCCGCGGCCTGCGCCACCCGGTCCATTTCGCGCTCTCCTACGACGAGGAGGTGGGCTGCGTCGGCGCGCCCGCCATGATCGCCGAGATGGCGGAGAACGTGCCGCGCCCCCGCGCCGTGATCGTGGGGGAGCCGACCTCGATGAAGGTCGTGAACGCGCACAAGGGCATCCTGCACGTCGATACCCATGTCCGCGGCCACGAGGTTCATTCGAGCCAGGTGCACCGCGGCGTCTCCGCCGTGATGGTGGGGGCCCGCCTCGTCGTCTTCCTCGAGGACATGATGCGGGAGAACGCCGCCCGCGCGGAGCCCGACTGCCCGTTCGAGCCGCCCTACACCACGATCCATTGCGGGGTCATCAAGGGCGGCACCGCGCTCAACATCATGGCGCGCGACTGCACCTTTGTGACCGACATCCGCTCCATCCCGGAGGACGACCCGATGTCGTTCGTGGAGCGGTACCGCGCCCACGTGGCGGAGCATGTGGAACCGGCGATGCAGGCCATCGCGCCCGACACTTTCGTCAGGATCGTGCACTCCTCGCTCGTCCCCGGCCTCAGGCCCGAGCCGGACGGGGAGGCGGAGGCGCTGGCCAAGGCGCTGACCGGCGAGAACCGCGCCGGCGCGGTGGTCTATGCCGCGGAGGCCGGACAGTTCCAGGACGCCGGCTTCTCGGTCGTGATGTGCGGGCCGGGGTCGATCGACCAGGCCCACCAGCCCAACGAGTTCATCGCGCTCGACCAGGTCGATGCGGGCGTCGCGTTCATGCGGCGTCTCATCGACCGTCTGGCGGCTTGAAGAGTGGCCCGGCTCAGGGGAGGATGCCGGGCAGAGCGGTCCCGCGTATGGACCATGCAAAC
This is a stretch of genomic DNA from Futiania mangrovi. It encodes these proteins:
- a CDS encoding flagellin N-terminal helical domain-containing protein codes for the protein MLPTGSGLSTLVAARMMGSAASDTRQRLAVTSQELTTGRSANPVRALGPGTRTLMSLETERRAADAYLDTTKLVMTRIGAMETALETVASDLPRLAADALGAGTRGDLPAMEAQGTDAQAALVRIVSALNTQTGGRHLFSGAATDTAPLAGADAVNQVLQDRLAATTGTLQTQADADALAADLDLAFEDAGPGGPNTFTGTVYLGDTGARLAADVGPGQRIAYGVRADNPAVRDLLKGLAMIVRAGDSKTPDHAQARARLIELGANRIQAGLDALTGVRAGLGTAAREIEDAGKRHDAARGALDTRIAGLVGVDPYEAASELRALESQLETTYLITGRLQNLTLTRFL
- the flgK gene encoding flagellar hook-associated protein FlgK translates to MSITSALANAASGLRAASRSADVASSNIANAMTEGYSRREVMLAERSVAGRGAGVAVAGVRRAEAQMLSADVRAASARAGEGDARAEALATLSAGIGTADDGGGLSRAMENFRSALSALAETPESVGLQESAAAAARTVTEKFQSASAIVARVRQDADGQIAREVAAVNDGLTRLERIDREIRILSARGEDPSALMDERDRVIDDIAQRVPIRTIRTDQNGVQLMTQEGLALYDGAQARTLSFTPAGAITPGQAFPGGVLSGLTLDGKEVAPGGGSPQAISGGSIAGLFAVRDQITVEAGATLDALAEDLVARFQDPAADPSLAPGQAGLFTDAGSPLGAPVTPGLAGRISVNAAVDPAQGGESWRLRDGVAAAVPGVAGDATQVRRFADALDAPRTLPAAAGIAAPRGAAAAAADIVARLAVSADRAGQQAATERVHAAQLSDARSNKTGVDRDAELQSLIAIEQAYAANAKVVEVMARLVDRLLAM
- a CDS encoding flagellar hook protein FlgE, producing MGISSSLNAGVQGLAVNATRLATISDNIANAGTIGYKRAETDFSSMVLSESPSRYTAGGVRAVARRDVSANGLLLATNNATDIALDGRGFLPVLKTADPAAGVGAGNFRISTTGSFRPDAAGYLRNSTGDYLLGWSLNPDGTFPASPARDSVSGLEAVRISGREFTVEPTTRIDVAANVPADATEAGGTGDPYEVPVTYIDNLGAQETLTLRMTPQVPATGRSNTWTVDVVDGASGTPTTVASYEVEFDTSQANGGSILNVTTLSGGAYDPATGVAQIAVAGGTIDLDIGTPGSGVGLTQFAGPFAPVSVTGNGAAAGSLSGVEIGEDGVVMALFDNGARQPLYRVPVVDVPNPDGLRAVSGQGFEITGASGGFYLWDAGTGPVGTTVGFALEQSTTDIAEELTHLIETQRAYSSNAKIIQTVDEMLQETTNLKR
- a CDS encoding flagellar motor protein MotB → MASQTQDRPIIIKKVAAPAAEGHHGGAWKVAYADFVTAMMAFFLLMWLLNATTEDQRKGIADYFDPRVPVSRISGGGTSLLHGDSAFTQEQLAASATGGTRTTRTEVPPGADPISTGAELQARETAADPAEQAALDAAKAKIEAARANGGELAQHLRVTETPEGLRIDIVDVDGRPMFATGSSEPTPLLRQLLAIVADVVGMTVNPVKVTGHTDALPFRGDAGYGNWELSTERAQAARRTLEANGLGTARIERVEGRADRDPILPEAPEAAENRRIGIVLLRVGAPG
- a CDS encoding GntR family transcriptional regulator, with amino-acid sequence MFTPVSNRPALVDEVRDRLVEAMADGRLPPGTPLRQEVLAADLGVSRQPVAQALTVLRELGLAVDLGRRGLQVAPLDVQGVRDIFDLRGALDALAARTLAERIEAGARTEADLDAARMTPPGPGAGFHLALIRLAGNAQATAAAERLWPHVRRALAAAGTAPAGAQEGHEDILAAIASGKARKAEKAARAHAEAAMARVCAAL
- a CDS encoding acetyl-CoA acetyltransferase, producing MSCIVGWAHTRFGKLDDEDLEGLIARAAADAIADAGISPEDVDSIYVGNFGGFEKQAFPSSFALDADPSLRFKPSTRVENACATGSAAIHQGLNEIRAGKSRFVLVVGAEKMTVAPGSDIGDILLNASYRKEEGDTPGGFAGVFGQIANLYFQRYGDVSDAIARIAAKNHANGVENPYAHLRKDFGYDFCREVSDKNPLVAGPLRRTDCSLVSDGAAALVLTDTETAMRMPKAVHMRAAVQVNDYLPLSKRDIVQFEGCQQAWSKAHAAAGTSIDDLSFVETHDCFTIAELIEYEAMGLTKPGEGRRAIEEGWTQKDGKLPVNPSGGLKSKGHPIGATGVSMHVMASLQLMGEAGGMQVRDPKLAGIFNMGGAAVANYVSILERLR
- a CDS encoding M14 family metallopeptidase codes for the protein MDRAAVNACFGETYADARDRFRAAVAGLGVKVDVRVNPNAEGPGGVRLSTDVARVGPASARRVLFVTSATHGGEGFCGSGGQVAMIRSGLLDALPKDTAVVMVHAINPYGFAHISRTTEDNVDLNRNFIDFSRPLPVNAAYEDVHPFMLPSDWDGKARWAAEEAIARYIAEKGMWAFQCAVSGGQYAHADGLFFGGDQPTWSNTTFREIIAEHAGTASHVALFDFHTGLGPYGYGEPIVTGTQEEKDRARRWYGNEATDPDAGSSTSAPIQGTMSSAFAGSAPQAKMASVSVEYGTVPVPDVLGALRADNWLRFRGDPRTGLARTIKRRMRDTFYCDFDDWRQMVVDRAIEIGRKAIDGLGSEA
- the argE gene encoding acetylornithine deacetylase yields the protein MRVSPREMIERLVSFPTVSRDSNLPLIHFVRDYLAAHGVESRLVSNADGTKANLYATVGPRVEGGVVLSGHTDVVPVDGQPWDTDPFTVVEKDGRLYGRGTADMKSFSAIGLALVPEMLARGLRHPVHFALSYDEEVGCVGAPAMIAEMAENVPRPRAVIVGEPTSMKVVNAHKGILHVDTHVRGHEVHSSQVHRGVSAVMVGARLVVFLEDMMRENAARAEPDCPFEPPYTTIHCGVIKGGTALNIMARDCTFVTDIRSIPEDDPMSFVERYRAHVAEHVEPAMQAIAPDTFVRIVHSSLVPGLRPEPDGEAEALAKALTGENRAGAVVYAAEAGQFQDAGFSVVMCGPGSIDQAHQPNEFIALDQVDAGVAFMRRLIDRLAA